A single window of Stigmatella aurantiaca DNA harbors:
- a CDS encoding endopeptidase encodes MRHVAKLTACCALLGAAASWAIVPPESGPGTLASKAFFKPELTLTISNVPLRELQPQMSASSLRGWDAFFARHGRDFNVYLDARTGTPTSIQGVIPLIPGDGVGNRVTLDSLRQRLGRDVRRVDEATIADLVVQFIAENQDAMAVDPMMLGEPRVTQITPQLWQVHIPQLVDGVPVRHSRVAATISHGNLILIGTEAWSTPQRLSVRPTVAPEQAIAFAGDRFGLLSTPSTLWMQPTLEVVPQVRADAQRGQTFVGTFGQGYSYNLAWTYGFQEPGELERWKVTVDAQTGEVLSMEDDNHYLDASIKGGVYPTTNVGTCADNTVCGTMQPNSPMPWADTGFPAPNNYTDGAGVYSYSAGEVKTTLAGKYVKITDTCGTPSFSSATGSINMGGNNNDHDCVTGGGGAGNTAAARSCFYETNKLQEQARGWLPSNTWLQGQLTANVNLPQTCNAFWSPSAATVNFYKSGGGCRNTGEIGAVFDHEWGHGMDDFDANGTLSNSSEGYADIAAIYRLQTSCVGFGFFHTSDKGCGKTLDGSGYNQNEALQGEPWCNTNCSGVRDADWAKHVTNTPATPSNFTCSRCTSGTGLCGKQVHCSASPVRQAAWDFVARDLQAAPYNYDSNTAFLVANKIFYQGSGNVGTWHGCNCTAGTSDGCGATNGYMQWLAADDDNGNLADGTPHMTALYAAFNRHGIACSTPAPVDSGCAAGPATAPAPTVTAGDGQVALQWSAVPNASEYWVTKTEGFAGCDFGKAKIATVTTPGYVDGEVANGRQYCYSVIAAGSSAACYSAGSSCTCVTPTCAAPSSPALGAPDAGTGGVELAAILSWTGTAGGTYDVQVATDEAFTNVVASATGVLGSEWAVSPTLNVSTAYYWRVRTANSCGGVSDWSASRTFTTRGCVTLQAPATQSPTNGATNVEPILSLNWGDRPSATGYEVEVATDEAFTNVVASHTSAASLWEPKTALLTSTTYYWRVRSTDVCGPSAFSGVSKFTTGSTCVPTQAGFDATLTAPKCAAGCACDTGPTLIKGRGTMTNGNETNRPNTLSTSVCADGNSGSFHSDESIDRMAIKTVDKGPLYAGKKVTVEVTAWCFGTSDFLDLYYTTKPSKPYWNTLATSVPCTAADAGKAKTFTHTFNLQSSATGLQAIRAQFRYQSSAGTCSTGNYNDRDDLIFTVSPR; translated from the coding sequence ATGCGTCATGTCGCGAAGTTGACCGCCTGTTGCGCGCTGCTGGGAGCAGCGGCGAGCTGGGCGATCGTTCCCCCCGAGTCAGGTCCTGGAACGCTGGCGAGCAAGGCCTTCTTCAAGCCCGAGCTCACCCTGACCATCAGCAACGTGCCCCTGCGTGAGCTCCAGCCGCAGATGTCCGCCTCGAGCCTGCGCGGGTGGGACGCGTTCTTCGCGCGCCACGGCCGCGACTTCAACGTCTACCTCGATGCGCGCACGGGCACCCCGACGTCCATCCAGGGTGTGATTCCCCTCATCCCCGGCGACGGCGTGGGCAACCGCGTCACGCTCGACAGCCTGCGCCAGCGCCTGGGCCGTGACGTCCGCCGGGTGGACGAGGCCACCATCGCCGACCTCGTCGTCCAGTTCATCGCCGAGAACCAGGACGCGATGGCCGTGGATCCGATGATGCTCGGCGAGCCGCGCGTCACGCAGATCACCCCGCAGCTGTGGCAGGTGCACATTCCCCAGCTGGTGGACGGGGTGCCGGTGCGGCACAGCCGCGTGGCGGCCACCATCAGCCACGGCAACCTCATCCTCATCGGCACCGAGGCGTGGTCCACGCCCCAGCGGCTCTCGGTGCGCCCCACCGTGGCGCCCGAGCAGGCCATCGCCTTCGCGGGCGACCGGTTCGGCCTGCTCTCGACGCCCAGCACCCTGTGGATGCAGCCCACGCTGGAAGTGGTTCCCCAGGTGCGCGCGGACGCGCAGCGGGGCCAGACCTTCGTGGGCACCTTCGGCCAGGGCTACAGCTACAACCTGGCGTGGACCTACGGCTTCCAGGAGCCCGGCGAGCTGGAGCGCTGGAAGGTCACGGTGGATGCGCAGACCGGTGAAGTCCTCTCGATGGAGGACGACAACCACTACCTGGATGCCTCCATCAAGGGCGGCGTCTACCCCACCACCAACGTCGGGACCTGCGCGGACAACACCGTGTGCGGCACCATGCAGCCCAACTCGCCCATGCCCTGGGCGGACACGGGCTTCCCCGCCCCCAACAACTACACGGATGGCGCGGGCGTCTACAGCTACAGCGCGGGCGAAGTGAAGACCACGCTGGCCGGCAAGTACGTGAAGATCACCGACACCTGCGGCACGCCGAGCTTCAGCTCCGCCACGGGCAGCATCAACATGGGCGGAAACAACAACGACCACGACTGCGTGACCGGTGGCGGCGGCGCGGGCAACACGGCCGCGGCGCGCTCGTGCTTCTACGAGACCAACAAGCTGCAGGAGCAGGCGCGCGGGTGGCTGCCCAGCAACACCTGGCTCCAGGGCCAGCTGACCGCCAACGTCAACCTGCCCCAGACGTGCAACGCGTTCTGGAGCCCCTCGGCCGCGACCGTCAACTTCTACAAGAGCGGCGGCGGGTGCCGGAACACGGGCGAGATTGGCGCCGTGTTCGACCACGAGTGGGGCCACGGCATGGATGACTTCGATGCCAACGGCACGCTCAGCAACTCCAGCGAGGGCTACGCGGACATCGCCGCCATCTACCGCCTGCAGACCTCCTGCGTCGGCTTTGGCTTCTTCCACACCTCGGACAAGGGCTGCGGCAAGACGCTGGACGGCTCGGGCTACAACCAGAACGAGGCCCTGCAGGGCGAGCCCTGGTGCAACACGAACTGCTCCGGCGTGCGTGACGCGGACTGGGCGAAGCACGTGACCAACACCCCGGCCACCCCGTCCAACTTCACCTGCAGCCGCTGCACCTCGGGCACGGGTCTGTGCGGCAAGCAGGTGCACTGCTCGGCCTCGCCCGTGCGCCAGGCGGCGTGGGACTTCGTCGCGCGCGACCTCCAGGCCGCGCCGTACAACTACGACTCGAACACCGCCTTCCTGGTGGCCAACAAGATCTTCTACCAGGGCAGCGGCAACGTGGGCACCTGGCACGGCTGCAACTGCACCGCGGGCACCTCCGACGGCTGCGGCGCCACCAACGGCTACATGCAGTGGCTGGCGGCGGACGATGACAACGGCAACCTGGCCGACGGCACCCCGCACATGACCGCGCTCTACGCGGCCTTCAACCGCCACGGCATCGCCTGCTCCACGCCGGCGCCGGTCGACTCGGGCTGCGCCGCCGGTCCTGCCACGGCCCCCGCCCCCACCGTCACCGCCGGGGACGGCCAGGTCGCCCTGCAGTGGTCCGCGGTGCCCAACGCCTCCGAGTACTGGGTGACGAAGACCGAGGGCTTCGCGGGCTGTGACTTCGGCAAGGCGAAGATCGCCACCGTCACCACGCCGGGCTACGTCGATGGCGAGGTGGCCAATGGCCGCCAGTACTGCTACTCGGTGATCGCGGCCGGTTCGAGCGCCGCGTGCTACAGCGCGGGCAGCAGCTGCACCTGTGTGACGCCGACGTGCGCGGCGCCCTCTTCTCCTGCCCTGGGCGCGCCGGATGCCGGCACCGGGGGCGTGGAGCTGGCCGCGATCCTGAGCTGGACGGGCACGGCGGGCGGCACCTACGACGTGCAGGTGGCCACGGACGAGGCCTTCACCAACGTGGTGGCCTCGGCCACCGGCGTGCTCGGCTCGGAGTGGGCTGTCTCGCCCACGCTGAATGTCTCCACCGCCTACTACTGGCGGGTGCGGACGGCCAACTCCTGCGGCGGCGTCAGTGACTGGAGCGCCTCGCGCACCTTCACCACGCGTGGCTGCGTGACGCTGCAGGCCCCCGCGACGCAGAGCCCGACGAACGGTGCCACGAACGTCGAGCCCATCCTCTCCCTGAACTGGGGTGACCGGCCGAGCGCCACCGGCTACGAGGTGGAAGTGGCCACGGACGAGGCCTTCACCAACGTGGTGGCCTCGCACACCTCGGCGGCCAGCCTCTGGGAGCCGAAGACGGCGCTGCTCACCAGCACCACGTACTACTGGCGGGTGCGCTCGACCGATGTCTGCGGCCCGAGCGCCTTCAGCGGCGTGTCCAAGTTCACCACCGGCAGCACCTGCGTGCCGACCCAGGCCGGCTTCGACGCCACCCTGACGGCTCCCAAGTGCGCGGCGGGTTGCGCCTGCGACACGGGCCCCACGCTCATCAAGGGCCGGGGCACCATGACCAACGGCAACGAGACGAACCGGCCCAACACCCTGTCGACGTCCGTCTGCGCCGACGGCAACAGCGGCTCCTTCCACTCGGACGAGAGCATTGACCGCATGGCCATCAAGACCGTGGACAAGGGCCCCCTGTACGCGGGCAAGAAGGTCACGGTCGAGGTGACGGCGTGGTGCTTCGGGACCTCGGACTTCCTGGACCTGTACTACACGACCAAGCCGTCCAAGCCGTACTGGAACACGCTGGCCACCAGCGTCCCCTGCACGGCGGCGGATGCGGGCAAGGCGAAGACGTTCACCCACACGTTCAACCTGCAGTCGAGCGCCACGGGGTTG
- a CDS encoding ArnT family glycosyltransferase, with the protein MRAFLSSTWRLCARHSLAVGLVATFLLSLLLRLLYLQASPDRDWPFSIFFYGDSRFFHLTALEQARHQPPPVALPYHPPLFPGLLGMLYGLLGEPRGSAFPYKLCLAVLHSATVALSWAWWRRLLGPAWGLLATALFASSFGWLVLSTTYSNEVLYVFFLSATCGLVLRARDGQLTAGTLVLLGAAMGLGALTRAEHLYLWPFLLAYALFTRPPGSPLKPLLGRWAAAVLVSLVLLVPTALRNARMLQELNARAPALEPLPELTLVTAYGPINFAMANNARATGGFTPDLINQMGQAGHLDPSNPAQRHLLLHGYAEGLRWLAENPGEGLRLWLAKLARWLEGLSLGFGLSDWPSGLTGARAPVDVFVPEHPWLHWPLALLLLIGAGLSLRAPFRAFSLCTAVVLHRLLVTLAFFGYARGMLVLFPVLVPLILLPFIVFIYYRPRLSHKVPLFLAGATLLFWVEAGALALGEPRQFMASGSTERTSGKLIQDDWVRIWPKP; encoded by the coding sequence ATGCGCGCGTTTCTCTCCAGCACCTGGCGGCTGTGCGCCCGGCATTCCTTGGCCGTGGGCCTCGTGGCCACGTTTCTGCTGAGCCTCCTGCTCCGGCTGCTCTACCTCCAGGCCTCGCCGGACCGGGACTGGCCCTTCTCCATCTTCTTCTATGGAGACTCGCGCTTCTTCCACCTCACCGCCCTGGAGCAGGCCCGGCACCAGCCGCCCCCCGTGGCCCTGCCCTACCACCCGCCCCTGTTCCCCGGGCTCCTGGGCATGCTGTACGGCCTGCTGGGAGAGCCCCGGGGCAGCGCCTTCCCCTACAAGCTGTGCCTGGCGGTGCTCCACTCGGCCACGGTGGCGCTGTCCTGGGCGTGGTGGCGCCGGCTGCTGGGGCCCGCCTGGGGCCTGCTGGCCACGGCGCTCTTCGCCTCCAGCTTCGGGTGGCTCGTCCTCTCGACGACGTACAGCAACGAGGTGCTGTACGTGTTCTTCCTCTCCGCCACGTGCGGGCTCGTGCTCCGCGCCCGCGACGGGCAGTTGACGGCGGGCACCCTCGTGCTGCTGGGCGCGGCCATGGGGCTGGGCGCGCTCACGCGAGCCGAGCACCTGTACCTCTGGCCCTTCCTCCTGGCCTACGCGCTGTTCACCCGGCCCCCGGGGAGCCCGCTGAAGCCCCTGCTGGGGCGCTGGGCCGCCGCGGTGCTCGTCTCCCTGGTCCTCCTGGTCCCCACGGCACTGCGCAACGCGCGCATGCTCCAGGAGCTGAACGCCCGCGCCCCGGCGCTCGAGCCCCTGCCGGAGCTGACCCTGGTCACCGCGTACGGCCCCATCAACTTCGCCATGGCCAACAACGCGCGGGCCACGGGAGGGTTCACGCCGGACCTCATCAACCAGATGGGCCAGGCGGGCCACCTCGACCCTTCGAACCCCGCCCAGCGGCACCTGCTGTTACACGGTTACGCCGAGGGCCTGCGGTGGCTGGCCGAAAACCCCGGCGAGGGGCTCCGGCTGTGGCTCGCCAAGCTGGCCCGGTGGCTGGAAGGCCTGAGCCTGGGCTTCGGCCTCTCGGATTGGCCCTCGGGCCTGACCGGAGCGCGCGCGCCCGTGGATGTCTTCGTACCCGAGCACCCCTGGCTTCACTGGCCGCTGGCACTGTTGCTGCTCATCGGGGCGGGGCTGTCCCTGCGCGCGCCCTTCCGGGCCTTCAGCCTCTGCACCGCCGTGGTCCTGCACCGCCTGCTCGTAACCCTGGCCTTCTTCGGTTACGCGCGAGGAATGCTGGTCCTCTTTCCCGTGCTGGTGCCGCTGATTCTTTTGCCTTTCATTGTCTTCATTTATTACCGCCCTCGCCTGTCTCACAAGGTTCCCCTGTTTTTGGCGGGCGCCACGTTGCTCTTTTGGGTCGAAGCGGGCGCTCTCGCGCTCGGGGAACCGCGGCAATTCATGGCCAGTGGCAGCACGGAGCGCACCAGCGGCAAACTCATCCAGGACGACTGGGTGCGAATCTGGCCGAAACCGTGA
- a CDS encoding FAD-binding oxidoreductase: MPSSLELFFTALREQLGAEAVDTNPETLARYGVNLLPCGARPPAGVLFPESTAQVQTVVHLANTHGVSLWPTSTGENRGLGLKSPVRPGQVVVDLGRRMNRIVEIDETLAYAVVEPGVTYAQMYEELGRRGHTLMMDTTSGPPDGGILGNTLDKGAGYTPYFDHFGMSCGYEVVLPTGEVLRTSDGASPGAKTQYLSKYGYGPFMDGLFVQSNLGIVTRMGVWLMPRPPVIRGFFFTFPEDADLGEIIELVRPLKLNNLVPTLIKVTSDLYALGTEETYPYARTQGRTPLPEALRKELREKHGLGAWLVSGAFYGPTEEALQPMLERVKAHFLRSGKARYLSHAEAEQSRILRIHLATFSGQPTRDELDLVQWRQGGGATWFLPATPMLGPVANEHQALSRRILDEHGFEFVTEYVCGPRMSRALHLILFNRQDAEERQRAGRCFRALLKAYAEAGYPISRAPLDAQEEAMARLEVLPSVLSRLKKAMDPQGVIAPGKYGIS, encoded by the coding sequence ATGCCCTCCTCCCTTGAGCTGTTCTTCACGGCCCTCCGCGAGCAACTTGGCGCCGAGGCCGTGGACACGAACCCCGAAACCCTGGCGCGCTACGGCGTCAACCTCCTGCCCTGCGGGGCCCGGCCCCCGGCCGGAGTGCTCTTCCCGGAGTCGACCGCCCAGGTGCAGACGGTGGTCCACCTGGCCAACACGCATGGCGTCTCCCTCTGGCCCACGAGCACCGGGGAGAACCGGGGCCTGGGGCTCAAGTCCCCGGTGCGGCCGGGCCAGGTGGTGGTGGATCTCGGACGGCGCATGAACCGCATTGTCGAGATCGACGAGACGCTCGCCTATGCCGTGGTGGAGCCGGGCGTCACCTACGCCCAGATGTACGAGGAGCTGGGCCGGCGCGGGCACACGCTCATGATGGACACGACGTCGGGCCCGCCCGATGGCGGCATCCTGGGCAACACGCTCGACAAGGGCGCGGGCTACACGCCGTACTTCGATCACTTTGGGATGAGCTGCGGCTACGAGGTAGTGCTGCCCACCGGCGAGGTGTTGCGGACCTCCGATGGCGCCTCGCCCGGGGCGAAGACCCAGTACCTGTCCAAGTACGGGTACGGGCCGTTCATGGACGGCCTCTTCGTGCAGTCGAACCTGGGCATCGTCACCCGGATGGGGGTGTGGTTGATGCCCCGCCCGCCGGTGATTCGCGGCTTCTTCTTCACCTTCCCCGAGGACGCGGACCTCGGCGAGATCATCGAGCTGGTCCGTCCGCTCAAGCTCAACAACCTGGTGCCCACCCTCATCAAGGTGACGAGCGACCTCTACGCCCTGGGGACCGAGGAGACCTATCCGTATGCGCGGACCCAGGGCCGGACGCCGCTGCCGGAGGCGCTCCGCAAGGAGCTCCGGGAGAAGCACGGCCTGGGGGCGTGGCTCGTCTCCGGCGCATTCTATGGACCGACGGAGGAGGCCCTGCAGCCGATGCTCGAGCGGGTCAAGGCGCACTTCCTCCGGTCCGGCAAGGCCCGGTACCTCTCCCATGCCGAGGCGGAGCAGAGCCGCATCCTCCGGATTCACCTGGCCACCTTCAGCGGCCAGCCCACCCGGGACGAGCTGGACCTGGTCCAGTGGCGGCAAGGGGGAGGCGCCACCTGGTTCCTGCCGGCCACGCCCATGCTGGGCCCCGTCGCCAACGAGCATCAGGCCCTGTCCCGCCGCATCCTGGACGAGCACGGCTTCGAGTTCGTCACCGAGTATGTCTGTGGCCCCCGCATGAGCCGGGCGCTGCACCTGATCCTCTTCAACCGCCAGGACGCGGAGGAGCGGCAGCGCGCCGGGAGGTGCTTCCGGGCCCTGCTCAAGGCCTACGCCGAGGCGGGCTATCCCATCTCACGCGCGCCGCTTGATGCCCAGGAGGAGGCGATGGCCCGGCTCGAGGTGCTCCCCAGCGTGCTGTCCCGGCTCAAGAAGGCCATGGACCCCCAGGGCGTCATCGCCCCGGGCAAGTACGGCATCTCGTAA
- a CDS encoding metal-dependent hydrolase, translated as MGHLPSTVFIQPMSRFEHRPLDTGNVRPRRTAFSFPQSIPQHWLKGSPAQTHFFNAINLFVVSFEDFMGRVMRGQLAHLKDPEFLRQVRGFMGQEATHSFVHTKYLANLRAQGYQIDAYLEMADRIFKDVFEKKLGPALCLSIIAGFEHMTALLAEIVLSSNMLGEAEPAMAELWKWHAAEEIEHKALAFDLLKVTHPSYLLRLLGAFLGALVVAGFLNAGMVMLLKQDQQLWRRRTLKDAWELLLGKHRMAPRALRLFIKYFRPGFHPAQYDNYYLAEQVLQGQEPEREGVRTRSSLEPAVPSAK; from the coding sequence TTGGGGCACCTGCCGTCCACGGTCTTCATTCAGCCCATGTCCCGGTTCGAGCACAGGCCGCTCGACACGGGAAACGTGCGGCCTCGGCGCACGGCCTTCTCCTTTCCGCAGTCCATTCCCCAGCACTGGTTGAAGGGCAGTCCAGCGCAGACGCACTTCTTCAACGCCATCAATCTGTTCGTGGTGTCCTTCGAGGACTTCATGGGGCGGGTGATGCGCGGGCAGCTGGCCCACCTGAAGGATCCGGAGTTCCTGCGGCAGGTGCGCGGCTTCATGGGGCAGGAGGCGACGCACTCCTTCGTGCACACGAAGTACCTGGCCAACCTCCGGGCCCAGGGCTACCAGATCGACGCGTACCTGGAGATGGCCGACCGCATCTTCAAGGACGTGTTCGAGAAGAAGCTTGGGCCCGCGCTCTGCCTGTCCATCATCGCGGGCTTCGAGCACATGACGGCCCTGCTGGCCGAGATCGTCCTGTCCTCGAACATGCTGGGCGAGGCGGAGCCCGCCATGGCCGAGCTCTGGAAGTGGCACGCGGCCGAGGAGATCGAACACAAGGCGCTGGCGTTCGATCTGCTGAAGGTGACGCACCCGTCCTACCTGCTGAGGCTCCTGGGCGCCTTCCTGGGGGCCCTGGTGGTCGCGGGCTTCCTGAACGCGGGCATGGTGATGCTGCTGAAGCAGGACCAGCAGCTCTGGCGGCGGCGGACCCTGAAGGACGCCTGGGAGCTGCTCCTGGGCAAGCACCGGATGGCCCCCCGGGCGCTGCGGCTGTTCATCAAGTACTTCCGGCCGGGATTTCACCCCGCGCAATACGACAACTACTACCTGGCGGAGCAGGTGCTCCAGGGCCAGGAGCCCGAGCGCGAGGGCGTCCGGACGCGAAGCTCCCTGGAGCCGGCCGTCCCGTCCGCGAAGTGA
- a CDS encoding MGMT family protein, giving the protein MSLSSSDERGYYERIYKVVQQVPPGKVTTYGDVAAIVAEGCDARIVGHAMGALGPRSVEVPWQRVIGRTGRITTSGLHQRDKLEAEGIGFDERGYALMERFRWEGPSAEWAQANGCKTLSSEAAAEEETPDSQLRLF; this is encoded by the coding sequence ATGTCTCTCAGCAGCAGTGACGAGCGCGGCTATTACGAGCGCATCTACAAGGTCGTCCAGCAGGTCCCTCCCGGCAAGGTGACCACCTACGGGGATGTCGCCGCCATCGTGGCCGAGGGCTGCGACGCCCGCATCGTGGGCCATGCGATGGGGGCCCTCGGGCCCCGGTCCGTCGAGGTGCCCTGGCAGCGCGTCATCGGCCGCACCGGGCGCATCACCACCTCGGGCCTGCACCAGCGCGACAAGCTCGAGGCCGAGGGGATTGGCTTCGATGAGCGGGGGTATGCGCTCATGGAGCGCTTCCGCTGGGAGGGCCCCAGCGCGGAGTGGGCGCAGGCGAACGGCTGCAAGACGCTGTCCTCCGAGGCCGCCGCGGAGGAGGAGACGCCGGACTCCCAGCTCCGCCTGTTCTAG
- a CDS encoding LOG family protein translates to MTELDTLDAFERHLRGGASLANVILQGLDLRGYTRELSVLPLAGAIFLGCQLEKEALQAAIAHGAMVFPPFTGLPYVPYRNSLYTPEELYAGFESARPETYAQTLDARIYAHWNERGRANPPSLLETLGQRLHDHAITDAMEELLAVEGPPRKVVAIMGGHSMRRGEVDYRTVAVLARELTRRGFFMVSGGGPGAMEATHVGAWFARRTEAELAQGLAVLAQAPSYTDREWLARAFEVRAAFPLRDEDLLACASLGIPTWHYGHEPPNPFATHIAKYFANSVREDGLLTIAKGGIVYSPGSAGTIQEVFQDACQNHYNSVGVISPMIFLGREFWTRTRPVYPLLAQLAQGYEYARYLRITDDVEEIIQALEAYARERAEGTKT, encoded by the coding sequence ATGACCGAGCTCGACACCCTCGATGCCTTCGAGCGCCACCTCCGGGGTGGCGCCTCCCTCGCCAACGTCATCCTGCAAGGGCTCGATCTGCGGGGCTACACGCGGGAGCTGAGCGTCCTGCCGCTCGCGGGGGCCATCTTCCTGGGGTGCCAGCTCGAAAAGGAGGCCCTCCAGGCGGCCATCGCCCACGGGGCGATGGTGTTCCCGCCCTTCACGGGGCTGCCCTATGTGCCCTACCGCAACAGCCTCTACACCCCCGAGGAGCTCTACGCGGGCTTCGAGTCCGCCCGGCCGGAGACCTACGCGCAGACGCTGGATGCGCGCATCTACGCGCACTGGAACGAGCGGGGGCGGGCCAACCCGCCGTCGCTGCTCGAGACGCTGGGACAGCGGCTGCATGACCACGCCATCACCGATGCGATGGAGGAGCTGCTGGCGGTGGAAGGCCCCCCGCGCAAGGTGGTGGCCATCATGGGAGGCCACTCCATGCGCCGGGGCGAGGTGGACTACCGGACGGTGGCGGTGCTGGCGCGCGAGCTGACGCGCCGGGGCTTCTTCATGGTGAGCGGGGGAGGGCCCGGCGCCATGGAGGCCACGCACGTGGGGGCCTGGTTCGCCCGGCGGACGGAGGCGGAGCTGGCGCAAGGCCTGGCCGTGCTCGCCCAGGCCCCGAGCTACACGGACCGGGAGTGGCTCGCGCGGGCCTTCGAGGTGCGTGCGGCGTTTCCGCTCCGGGACGAGGACCTGCTGGCCTGCGCCAGCCTGGGCATTCCCACCTGGCACTACGGCCATGAGCCGCCCAACCCCTTCGCCACCCACATCGCGAAGTACTTCGCCAACAGCGTCCGGGAGGATGGGCTGCTCACCATCGCCAAGGGGGGCATCGTCTATTCCCCTGGCAGCGCGGGCACCATCCAGGAGGTGTTCCAGGACGCGTGCCAGAACCACTACAACTCCGTGGGGGTCATCAGCCCGATGATCTTCCTGGGCCGCGAGTTCTGGACGCGCACGCGCCCCGTCTACCCCCTGCTCGCGCAGCTGGCCCAGGGGTATGAGTACGCGCGGTACCTGCGCATCACCGACGACGTGGAGGAGATCATCCAGGCGCTGGAGGCGTACGCGCGCGAGCGGGCGGAGGGGACAAAGACCTGA
- the deoD gene encoding purine-nucleoside phosphorylase — protein sequence MPTPHISSAPGDFAEVVLMPGDPLRARYIAERFLTQPQQVTSVRNMYGYTGTFQGRRLSVMGHGMGIPSLSIYATELIKEYGAKVLIRVGSCGAIRKDVPVRSVIIAQGAGTDSKVNRMRLMDHDFPAVADFGLVRRAVEAAERRSRVARVGSVFSTDLFYHPQGALLDALERMGLLAIEMEVAGLYGVASEYGARALGLLTVSDQLRTGEALSAEARQTSFDEMIELALDVAAAESASMA from the coding sequence ATGCCAACTCCCCACATCTCCTCCGCGCCGGGAGACTTCGCCGAGGTGGTGCTGATGCCCGGAGACCCCCTCCGGGCCCGCTACATCGCCGAGCGGTTTCTCACCCAGCCCCAGCAAGTGACGTCCGTGCGCAACATGTATGGCTACACGGGCACCTTCCAGGGGCGAAGGCTGTCCGTGATGGGGCATGGAATGGGGATTCCCTCCCTGTCCATCTACGCCACCGAGCTCATCAAGGAGTACGGGGCGAAGGTGCTCATCCGGGTGGGCAGCTGCGGGGCCATCCGCAAGGACGTGCCGGTGCGCAGCGTCATCATCGCGCAGGGGGCGGGGACCGACTCGAAGGTCAACCGCATGAGGTTGATGGACCACGACTTCCCGGCGGTGGCGGACTTTGGCTTGGTGCGCCGGGCGGTGGAGGCGGCCGAGCGGCGCTCGCGCGTGGCCCGCGTGGGCAGCGTGTTCTCGACGGACCTGTTCTACCACCCGCAGGGCGCGCTGCTCGATGCGCTGGAGCGCATGGGGCTGCTGGCCATCGAGATGGAGGTCGCCGGGCTGTACGGCGTGGCCTCGGAGTATGGCGCCCGGGCGCTCGGACTGCTCACCGTGTCGGACCAGCTCCGCACGGGCGAGGCGCTGTCCGCGGAGGCGCGCCAGACGTCGTTCGATGAGATGATCGAGCTGGCCCTGGATGTCGCCGCCGCCGAGAGCGCCTCCATGGCGTGA
- a CDS encoding ribose-phosphate diphosphokinase: MRVVLMSGSSHPVLGAALAEALGVEPGRCEIDRFPDGEHHVEVIEEVRGCDVYLLQSLGPPVDSHLMELLLLVDACRRRGAGRVTALVPYFAYARQDRRETGREPLGARLVADLIRASGLDRIVTLDLHSPAVEGCFNLPVEHLSAMPLLAERLRQIVTPGSVIVAPDLGAMKRAERFAALLKLPVAVVHKRRTSGSQVHVHHITGDVKGCTPILVDDMISTAGTIEAAVQALLEAGCEPQVTVVATHSLLVGPSIERLRRLPLLRLLTTDSVPRPAALPIPLETVSIASLLARAIEMLRAGLSGH; the protein is encoded by the coding sequence ATGCGCGTCGTCTTGATGTCCGGTTCGTCCCACCCCGTGCTGGGGGCGGCTCTCGCGGAGGCGCTCGGGGTGGAGCCTGGGCGGTGCGAGATCGACCGCTTCCCGGATGGTGAGCACCACGTCGAGGTCATCGAGGAGGTGCGGGGCTGCGACGTCTACCTGCTCCAGTCCCTGGGGCCCCCGGTGGACTCGCACCTGATGGAGCTGCTGCTGCTGGTGGACGCGTGCCGCCGGCGGGGGGCCGGGCGGGTGACGGCGCTCGTGCCGTACTTCGCCTATGCCCGGCAGGACCGCCGGGAGACGGGCCGGGAGCCCCTGGGGGCGCGGCTGGTGGCCGACCTCATCCGGGCCTCGGGGCTGGACCGGATCGTGACGTTGGATCTGCACAGCCCGGCCGTGGAGGGCTGCTTCAACCTTCCCGTGGAGCACCTGAGCGCCATGCCCCTGCTGGCCGAGCGCCTGCGCCAGATCGTCACGCCGGGCTCGGTCATCGTCGCGCCGGACCTGGGAGCCATGAAGCGCGCGGAGCGGTTTGCCGCGCTGCTGAAGCTCCCCGTGGCCGTGGTGCACAAGCGGCGCACGAGCGGCTCCCAGGTGCATGTCCACCACATCACCGGCGATGTGAAGGGCTGCACCCCCATCCTCGTGGACGACATGATCTCCACCGCGGGCACCATCGAGGCCGCGGTCCAGGCGCTCCTGGAGGCGGGCTGTGAGCCCCAGGTCACCGTGGTGGCGACGCACTCGCTGCTGGTGGGCCCGTCCATCGAACGCCTCCGGCGCTTGCCCCTGCTCCGGCTGCTGACGACCGACAGCGTGCCGAGGCCCGCGGCCCTTCCCATTCCCCTGGAAACCGTCTCCATCGCCTCATTGCTGGCCCGCGCCATCGAAATGTTGAGAGCTGGGCTGTCAGGACATTAG